CCGCACCTCCGCCCGCAGCGGCGCCCCGTCGCCCATCGCGTCCTGCGAATAGGTGTCGACCATCGCCAAAACCTCGGCGGCCTGCCCCGCATCGTTCAGATCCGCCAACACCACCCGCACGGTCGATTCATCACTGCTGCTCATCGTTCCAACAACGACCACCAGCCAAGCTGCGTCCAGTCCGCATTTTCGGGCGCGTTCCTGCTCCGCCGGAAACGCAACCGATTGACCTCTTTCACTTGTTTCATTTGCCTCCGTGTTGGTTCAGCCCACTTCTCCCGCTTCGCTTCTCTCTCCCGCTTTGCCTTTCGTCGCATGGGGCCTCCATCAGCTTCCTCGTCCCCATCCCCCTCGGATGACACTATCGACCCGGATCCGGCACTCTACCGCCAGACCTTCGCTCACGCCATCGAGGCCACCACCATCAGCTCCGACGGGCAGATCGTCGATATCAACAATGCCGCTCTGGCTATCTTCGGCTACCGACGGGATGAGTTGGTCGGTGCGTCGCTGCTAAAGCTTATCGCACCGACCTGCCGCACCGAAGCCTCGCTCTCCATCGATAAAAACCAACCCGCGCGTTACGAGATCACGCTCCAGCGCGCCGATGGCTCGCAATTTGAAGCGGAAATCGAGGCGAAAATGACCGAGCACGATGGGCGCCCCCTGCGGCTGACCATCCTGCGCGACATCTCCGAACGTCGTCGCCACCTCGCCTCCCTGCACGACCAGCAGGTCAAACTCGCCATGGCCATGCGCGTCGCCCAACTCGGCCACTGGGAACTCGATGTGCCCTCGATGACGTTCACCTTCGACGACAACCTCTGGTCCATCCTCGGCACCTCCGCCGAAACCGAAGGCGGCACCACCATCAGTGCCGACGACTACTGCCGACGATTCATCATCCCCGAAGATTCCGATCGCGTCGAAGAACGCATCGTCGCCTCCGCCCAGGCCCACAACGAACCAAACCGCCCCAACGACGGTCGCATCGAACACCGCTTCAGGCGCGCTGACGGCACCGAGGGCATCATGCTCGTGCACACCGCCGTCACCCGTGACGCAAGTGGCCGCGTCGTGCGCACCCACGGCGTCAACCAGGACATCACTGCCCTGCGCGCCGCCGAGATCGAACGCCAACGACTCGAACAACAGCTCCAACAAACCCAAAAACTCGAAGCCCTCGGCACTCTCGCCGGCGGCATCGCCCACGACTTCAACAACATCCTCACCGGCATCCTCGGTAACCTCCAGCTCGCCGCCATCGACCTCGACCCGGACCACCCCGCCCACATCAGCGTGATCGATGCCGACCGCGCCGCGAAACGCGCCCGCGAGCTCGTCAGCCGTATCCTTGCTTTCGGCCGGCGCAGCCCGGCCAACCGCGCCGCCGCCCCCCTCAACACCGTGATCACCGAGGTCGCCGATCTTCTCCGCGCCAGCCTGCCCCCCAGCATCCAGCTCACCACCGAGGTCCATCCACTGTGTCCCCTCGTGGAGTGCGACCCCACGGAGATCCACCAGGCCCTGCTCAACCTCTGCACCAACGCCGCCCAAGCCGTCTCGGCGCGCGAGGGCCACATTCACATCTCGCTCAACTACACCACACCCGACGACGACTTCTGCCAAAAGCACCCGCAGGTGAAACCCGAGCACCATGTTCACCTCAGCGTGACCGACAACGGAGACGGCATCGACCCCCAGCTGCTCCACCGCATCTTCGAACCCTTCTTCACCACCAAACCCACCGGCAAAGGCACCGGCCTCGGCCTCACCACCGTGCATCGGATCATGCAGAATCACCACGGAGCCGTGAGCGTCGAATCGCCCGAAAACGCCGGCGCCCGTTTCACCCTGCACTTTGCTCCGGCCGCGACCTCCGCCTCCAACCCGAGCCCCGCCTCCAACCCGAGCCCCGCCACCAGCCCACGCTCACGCCGCGACCCCGCCGCCCTCGTCCAACCCTTCGGCCGCGGTCGCCGTATCCTGCTCATCGACGACGACGCCACCGCTCGCTCCGCCAGCCTGCGCGCCCTCGCCCACCTCGGGTTCAACCCGCTCTCGTTCGCCGACCCGCGCAACGCCGTAACCCATCTGCACCAATGCCCCGATGATTTCTGTGCCGCCATCAGTGACCTCGCCATGCCCCACATGGACGGCATCGAACTCGCCTCCCAGCTCTCCGAGATCAATCCCACCCTGCCCATCATCCTGATCTCCGGCTACATTCACGACCAGTCCTCCCGCTCCGCCTCCGCCGTCGGCATCGCCCATATTCTGGGCAAACCCTACTCCCTCGCAGATCTCGCCTCCGTCCTTCGCACCACGTTGGAAGAAGCGAACTGAGTTTTTCCCCAAAAACAGCGAGCGCCCGTCCTCTCCCCGCCGTCCTGTTCGTGTAGAAGGTTGAACCCATCACCTTCAACCACACTTCTGCATCATGTCTTCCGCCGACGCCTCCGACGCCCTCCCTCAGTTCCTCCTCCTCTTCCGCGAACCTAAAACCGATGCCCTGCCCCCCTCCCCGGAGGAGCTGCAGGCCCTCCTCGCCGAGTGGACCGCCTGGGCCGACCACGTCGGCGCCGAGGGCAAATACCACAGCGGCAACCCCCTCGAGGAAAGCGGCGCCGTCCTGCGCGGTCCCGCCGGCGAACACGTGACCGATGGCCCCTTCATCGAAGCCAAGGAATTCCTCGGCGGCTACTTCCTGATCAGCGCCGCCGACCTCAACGACGCGATCACCATCGCCCGCGGCTGTCCCGGTCTGCGTGACGGCATGTCCGTCGAGGTGCGCCCCATCCTCGCCCATTGAGCGACGACGCCCCTCCCGCGGTCTCGCGCAGCCAGCGCCTGCTGGCCCACCTCTTTCGGCACGAATACGGCCGCTTGGTGGCGGTGCTCACCCGCCACCTCGGCCCCGCTCAGCTCGCCCTGGCCGAAGACGTTGTTTCCGACGCCCTCCTGCGCGCCGCCCAATCCTGGCCCTATCACGGCATCCCGCCCTCGCCCATCGCCTGGCTGCTCACCACCGCCCGGCACCGCGCGACCGACCTCTGCCGCCGCGACCAACGCTGGCAGCGCAACGAAGCCGC
This portion of the Actomonas aquatica genome encodes:
- a CDS encoding PAS domain-containing hybrid sensor histidine kinase/response regulator gives rise to the protein MGPPSASSSPSPSDDTIDPDPALYRQTFAHAIEATTISSDGQIVDINNAALAIFGYRRDELVGASLLKLIAPTCRTEASLSIDKNQPARYEITLQRADGSQFEAEIEAKMTEHDGRPLRLTILRDISERRRHLASLHDQQVKLAMAMRVAQLGHWELDVPSMTFTFDDNLWSILGTSAETEGGTTISADDYCRRFIIPEDSDRVEERIVASAQAHNEPNRPNDGRIEHRFRRADGTEGIMLVHTAVTRDASGRVVRTHGVNQDITALRAAEIERQRLEQQLQQTQKLEALGTLAGGIAHDFNNILTGILGNLQLAAIDLDPDHPAHISVIDADRAAKRARELVSRILAFGRRSPANRAAAPLNTVITEVADLLRASLPPSIQLTTEVHPLCPLVECDPTEIHQALLNLCTNAAQAVSAREGHIHISLNYTTPDDDFCQKHPQVKPEHHVHLSVTDNGDGIDPQLLHRIFEPFFTTKPTGKGTGLGLTTVHRIMQNHHGAVSVESPENAGARFTLHFAPAATSASNPSPASNPSPATSPRSRRDPAALVQPFGRGRRILLIDDDATARSASLRALAHLGFNPLSFADPRNAVTHLHQCPDDFCAAISDLAMPHMDGIELASQLSEINPTLPIILISGYIHDQSSRSASAVGIAHILGKPYSLADLASVLRTTLEEAN
- a CDS encoding YciI family protein, translated to MSSADASDALPQFLLLFREPKTDALPPSPEELQALLAEWTAWADHVGAEGKYHSGNPLEESGAVLRGPAGEHVTDGPFIEAKEFLGGYFLISAADLNDAITIARGCPGLRDGMSVEVRPILAH